The Dioscorea cayenensis subsp. rotundata cultivar TDr96_F1 chromosome 16, TDr96_F1_v2_PseudoChromosome.rev07_lg8_w22 25.fasta, whole genome shotgun sequence sequence ATACCGTAACGAACTTCTTGTACATGTTCGAAGAAGAAGCCCCTACAAACATCGCTGCCAGGTATGCCGTCAATAACAATTTAATACAAAGCCAAAACACCTACATTgatatgatttcaaatttcaaatttagcCAATAAGAATTAAGAAGTGCATTATCAATTCACCCACTCTTTCTTGGCCTAAGCGAACAGTGAAGGACTGAATGCCGAAATCTCTGTCCCCATCGATGTCGGGAATATCCTACTAATCACTAAATTAGTCCATGATGACAATGAAAAATGGTAACaaagaatattttaatttgattttgagaGAGCAGAGTGTTGCCTTGAACAATGCAATAACCACGGAGAAGAAACACATGAATGCAGTGGCAAATAACACCGATTTTGTTAACACTACCGGCTTTCCTAGCACATACCTCTGTTGAGCAAAGttcattagattaaaaaaatacggACATCTAGTGCAAAACCAAATGAAAGGAAACATGGTAAATACCTGCATATGCAGAAAAAAGGCTATTTGTACTAAGATAGCTCTAACACATAAGATGCATGATGCAGCAAGGAATGCATATCTTTTCCATCGAAGAAATGGAagctgaaaaataaaacaaaaggaaaacaaatcaattcaaaatatataaaaaaagccCATTTTATTAAGAATGATATCATAACTCAGCAGTAGCGAAAGAATCTGACATCAATAGAATACACACTTCCGAGCAAAAAACTGATGCAAAGTGCAAAAAGAACTGGTGGTGACCGAGACTTCCATCCTATAGCAAAGCTCTGCAAAGACAGGACAAATGAAGCATCCACATAAATTTTCACATAATGTATATACGATTTGTCAAAGCTTCTTACTAATTTAAGCAATAACATTACCAAGATTCCACAAGCCACTACAATCAATACTCCTTTACTCATAGAAAATTCCCCGGAAGCAAGCGGGAGATTAGGTTTGTTTATCTGCTTAAAAAACTCTAATCAAATAACGGTATTCAAGAATTGAAACATCCACACATCCATTCATTCAAACCTTATCAATCTCAACATCGAAAATCTGATTTAATCCCACAACATAGATGTTCATAAGAAGAGCTGGAACCAAAGCCTGGattaaacaatcaaaacaacagAAGAATGTTAAGAATTGAGAGTAATTAATTTCTGTTTCAAAGCATGAGAAATTTTCCATCTTCTTGTTCAAATCACTCACCTTAATCAATCCAATTAAGAATGTCAGAGAAAAATCAGCAACACTCTCTAATGGGAGAAGAGACACTGATGTTATGCCTACAAtctaaataattcaaaacattcAGTCCATtaagaacacaataaaaaacCTTTAAAAACTCAGAAAACTTGTCAAAACTCACAGTTCCAAGGATGGTGTGTGGcctaataaaaagataaaaagcatTGAGCTTTTTAGAAAGAGAAATCCAAAGCTTCTTTGAATCATTAGCATTGGATTCAGATTCATGAGCATGCTCAAAAGCAGCAGAAACACAACAACTTCTCAGAGTTCTTGCCCTCTTTTTATGCTTCAATTTATTCACAACCATTGAGAATTTCCCAAACTTGTTCCCCAATTCCCACTTGCCAAACAGTCTATCAACAATATTAACTTCATATAAGatcaaaacaaagattaaaaaagcACAAATTTTGACAAAGCACTTGCCTTTTCTCATTGAATCCCCTTCTGAAACTTGGAATCACAAAGCCTGTAATCAAACAACAATGAATCTTCAACAGATgagaaaaaatttatagaaaaaacatgttgtttggattgaataaaaaggagaagaatTCTTGCCTGATGATTTGAAGGAGAGATTTGCTTGCATTGAttccatcttcatcatcttcattagatgaagaagaagagaagatgaTAAATGTCCGAATTTGAGAGCATTTGATTcttaggaaaaagaaaagaagaatttttttttttttttggggtttaaaTGTGCACTAGAGAGCACATAGAAAGAACTTTGACGTTTTGTTTTTGCACACTGCATGTCGTGTAGGCATGACATCTGTCATTAATGCCTCGTGATTCGTGCACATCTTGATTTGGAAATGTGACCTGAATTCTGGACCCATTTAGATGACAAGATTGGAAAACTGTTGTTTTTGGGGGAAAGAGCTCGAGAGTCGATTTTATTGATAAGAAAAAGTTTTACAAAGTTTAAGGATtacaaacccaaaaataaaaagaacagtgcaaaaatgaaaaacagctgaaaaagcaaaaactagaaataaaaacCATTTACAGAGAATGTTTTCATGACCCATCTAGGCGGTGTCTCGCCGGAATGAAAGAGGCGAGAGAGTGATTGTTGCTGCTAGAAGAGGCCAGAGCGAGTCGGGCAAGTTCCAATCGGTGGGATATCAACAAGAGAAGGATTATCCGCAATTTGAAGGAGATGAGAGATTTCGAGATAGAGTCGAGCAAGCCTCCAAGTAGTAGGGGAGCGACCATCATGCAAGGCAATGGAAATGCGAGGATGCAGTGGAGAATAAATCTAAAATCCAAATGTCATCTAATAGCCGAACGAATGCACTGGACCAAAAGCAAGAATGCTCAGGCTTTCAAAATGAGATCGCCAAGAAAGAAACAGACTACCGCAAAAGcgaaataatataattatgatttgaaacaaaaaaacccaACTTACCAATCAAGGTGCTGGCATTCCATCCGTGAGCAAAGAAGAGAAATAATCCACTGCTGTTGGAGAAATTGTTAAGAAGAAGCTTGCGACCCAAAAGAGAAGAGTTCTCCTGCATAAAGTCTTTAACATGGGAGACAGCTAATAGAGCAATGTTAGAGAAATTGGGACTGAGGTTATTGAAAATGGCATCACAACGAGCTTTCCATAAATACCAAATACAAGCAGCAATAACAGATATAGCAAAAGTAGAGAGATTATAATCAACAATCCAGCAACCAGAAGAAATAGTATCAGGGAAAGA is a genomic window containing:
- the LOC120279528 gene encoding homogentisate geranylgeranyltransferase-like, which codes for MVVNKLKHKKRARTLRSCCVSAAFEHAHESESNANDSKKLWISLSKKLNAFYLFIRPHTILGTIVGITSVSLLPLESVADFSLTFLIGLIKALVPALLMNIYVVGLNQIFDVEIDKINKPNLPLASGEFSMSKGVLIVVACGILSFAIGWKSRSPPVLFALCISFLLGSVYSIDLPFLRWKRYAFLAASCILCVRAILVQIAFFLHMQRYVLGKPVVLTKSVLFATAFMCFFSVVIALFKDIPDIDGDRDFGIQSFTVRLGQERVFWLCIKLLLTAYLAAMFVGASSSNMYKKFVTVIGHGLLASVLWFNACSLDLKKKSSITSFYMLIWKLFYAEYFLIPFVQ